A single window of Pseudarthrobacter psychrotolerans DNA harbors:
- a CDS encoding DUF1206 domain-containing protein: MEDAADAAEDVTNSRALELMARAGFAVSGLLHFLVGAIAIRLAMGGSGNADFSGAVSELASQPAGPFLLWASFAACASLAIWQASDAIFDYNRLPTKDKAGKKATAAAQALVFAGLSLTLVSFAMGTGSGGDNRQSASDITVLVLKAPGGVILLVLVGLGMAITGIIYAVRGIKKAFKKHLTMPASPTARTAVTVLGVAGYVAKGIVLLLAGALIAIAALGAHPDQSTGLDGGLRALRDQPFGVYLLAAVGVGLICYGLYMVVRARLAKM, encoded by the coding sequence CTGGAAGACGCCGCAGACGCGGCGGAGGACGTCACCAACTCACGCGCACTGGAGCTGATGGCCAGGGCAGGATTCGCGGTAAGCGGCCTATTGCACTTTCTGGTGGGGGCCATCGCCATCCGCCTCGCCATGGGCGGCTCCGGAAACGCTGACTTCAGCGGCGCCGTCTCCGAACTTGCCAGCCAGCCCGCCGGGCCATTCCTCTTGTGGGCCAGCTTCGCAGCCTGCGCGTCCCTGGCCATCTGGCAGGCCAGCGACGCAATCTTCGACTACAACCGGCTGCCCACCAAGGACAAGGCCGGCAAAAAGGCCACGGCAGCAGCGCAGGCCTTGGTGTTTGCCGGGCTCTCCCTGACCCTGGTCAGCTTCGCCATGGGCACAGGATCCGGAGGCGATAACCGGCAATCCGCGAGCGACATCACTGTGTTGGTCCTGAAGGCACCCGGCGGCGTGATTCTGCTGGTCCTCGTGGGACTGGGCATGGCCATCACCGGGATCATCTACGCCGTCCGCGGCATCAAGAAGGCCTTCAAGAAACACCTGACGATGCCCGCCTCTCCCACCGCCCGGACAGCCGTCACGGTGCTGGGCGTCGCCGGATATGTCGCCAAGGGCATAGTCCTGCTGCTGGCCGGGGCGCTGATCGCCATCGCCGCACTGGGCGCCCATCCGGATCAATCCACCGGCCTGGACGGTGGACTCAGGGCCCTGCGCGACCAGCCCTTCGGCGTGTATCTGCTGGCCGCCGTGGGTGTTGGACTCATCTGTTACGGCCTCTATATGGTGGTCCGGGCCCGCCTGGCCAAGATGTAG
- a CDS encoding SRPBCC family protein: MPQVRAERLICLDPETVFALSQTTGAFRLKWDPFISAQGFLNNATSAGKGVRTRTVSRLGLVMVSEYVSYAPPRNVGMTMVSGPWFFTNFGGGWRFTAHDGGTRAVWKYTFSCRPAWLRPVAERMGAWLLGREINKRIEAFARACEDPGLVAEFRALQAQ; this comes from the coding sequence ATGCCCCAGGTACGTGCCGAACGCCTCATCTGCCTCGATCCGGAGACAGTTTTTGCCCTCTCCCAGACCACCGGTGCGTTCCGGCTCAAATGGGACCCGTTCATCTCTGCCCAGGGTTTCCTGAACAACGCAACGTCCGCCGGAAAGGGCGTCCGGACACGGACCGTGTCCCGCCTGGGCCTGGTGATGGTGAGCGAATACGTTTCCTATGCGCCACCCAGGAACGTGGGCATGACCATGGTGTCCGGACCTTGGTTCTTCACGAATTTCGGCGGCGGCTGGCGTTTCACCGCGCACGACGGCGGCACCCGCGCGGTCTGGAAGTACACCTTTTCGTGCCGCCCGGCCTGGTTGCGGCCGGTGGCGGAGCGGATGGGCGCCTGGCTCCTGGGCCGTGAGATCAACAAGCGGATCGAAGCGTTTGCCCGGGCCTGCGAGGACCCCGGGCTGGTGGCCGAGTTCCGCGCCCTCCAAGCACAGTAA
- a CDS encoding zf-HC2 domain-containing protein → MNAPELHHLLGAYVLGGLDPADSQRFEAHLESCADCRTELAELESLPALLDALPIPDAVALTGSGRPGLAPEPASSVPRAVLDELAARRRKLRRRWAALVGAVAAACLALGVAAGPLLSRPPAPDASYSVQSGNGLQFSIDLARKTWGTELAVNGSKLPLDGTLSLWIRDRDGGEDRACAWTATPSGKVKVTGATPLQLARIASLELRDETQQAVATITVP, encoded by the coding sequence GTGAACGCCCCTGAGCTGCACCACCTGCTGGGCGCCTACGTGCTCGGCGGCCTTGACCCCGCGGATTCGCAGCGTTTCGAAGCCCACCTCGAGTCCTGCGCGGACTGCCGGACCGAACTCGCAGAGCTCGAAAGCCTGCCGGCACTGCTGGACGCGCTTCCGATCCCGGACGCGGTTGCGCTCACGGGGAGCGGCCGCCCCGGGCTGGCCCCGGAGCCAGCCAGTTCAGTGCCCCGCGCGGTCCTCGATGAACTGGCCGCCCGCCGTCGTAAATTACGACGGCGGTGGGCGGCGCTGGTGGGCGCCGTCGCTGCCGCATGCCTCGCCTTGGGCGTAGCTGCTGGCCCGCTGCTCAGCCGGCCGCCGGCGCCGGACGCCAGTTACTCGGTCCAGTCCGGCAACGGCCTGCAGTTCAGCATCGACCTCGCCCGGAAAACGTGGGGCACCGAGCTGGCCGTGAACGGCAGCAAACTGCCGCTGGACGGGACCCTTTCGCTGTGGATCCGGGACCGCGACGGCGGCGAGGACCGGGCATGCGCCTGGACCGCCACGCCCAGCGGCAAGGTGAAGGTCACGGGCGCGACGCCTCTTCAGCTGGCCAGGATCGCCAGCCTGGAACTGCGGGATGAAACCCAGCAGGCCGTTGCTACCATCACGGTGCCGTAA
- a CDS encoding sigma-70 family RNA polymerase sigma factor has translation MPLDEEVVEAIYREHGAALRRFVLSASRDPQLAEDVVQETVLRVWQQAPDITGSLRSYLFRTARNIMIDNYRKAQRRPAEVMERELADPAVAVERVDELLNRVLMEEALLRLSTEHREVLVALHYRRFTVNEAAVQLNIPSGTVKSRAYYAVRALRTILDEMGVER, from the coding sequence ATGCCGCTGGACGAGGAAGTGGTGGAGGCGATCTACCGCGAACACGGCGCCGCCCTGCGCCGCTTTGTGCTCAGCGCGTCCCGTGACCCCCAGCTGGCCGAGGACGTGGTCCAGGAGACCGTCCTGCGTGTCTGGCAGCAGGCACCGGACATCACCGGAAGCCTTCGCAGTTACCTGTTCCGGACTGCCCGAAACATCATGATCGACAACTACCGCAAAGCCCAAAGGCGCCCGGCCGAAGTGATGGAACGCGAACTCGCCGATCCCGCCGTGGCCGTGGAACGCGTGGATGAACTCCTCAACCGAGTCCTGATGGAGGAGGCGCTGCTCCGGCTCAGCACCGAACACCGCGAGGTCCTCGTGGCACTCCACTACCGCCGTTTCACCGTCAACGAGGCCGCCGTGCAGCTGAACATCCCCAGTGGAACCGTGAAGTCCCGGGCCTACTACGCAGTCCGGGCGCTACGGACCATCCTGGACGAAATGGGGGTGGAACGGTGA
- a CDS encoding sigma-70 family RNA polymerase sigma factor translates to MEEPLVLDTLAEEDIDTFADTVGADPAVLFGAVYRTFAGAVQGYLKARGVDDPEAVTQDVFLAFFPKIGELTGGLQGAKSLVFSIAHARMVDYYRRVERRPDFTPYDPLQDGRSTASAEDHALGHSGGAAHLLAGLTDEHREVLALRVVADLSIEQVAGIMGKSQGAIKQLQRRALQNLKDQTLRRNQADHE, encoded by the coding sequence ATGGAGGAGCCACTGGTGCTAGACACTTTGGCCGAAGAAGACATAGATACATTTGCAGACACCGTCGGCGCTGATCCGGCTGTGCTCTTCGGCGCTGTCTATCGAACCTTTGCCGGAGCAGTCCAGGGCTACCTCAAAGCCCGCGGCGTGGACGATCCCGAGGCTGTCACCCAGGACGTGTTCCTGGCGTTTTTCCCGAAGATCGGTGAGCTGACCGGCGGGCTGCAGGGTGCCAAGTCGTTGGTTTTTTCCATCGCCCACGCCCGGATGGTGGATTACTACCGGCGGGTTGAACGCCGGCCGGACTTCACCCCGTACGATCCCCTGCAGGACGGGCGCAGCACAGCGTCCGCGGAGGACCACGCCCTGGGCCACAGCGGCGGCGCGGCCCACCTGCTGGCGGGCCTGACCGATGAACACCGCGAGGTTCTGGCACTGCGTGTAGTGGCTGACCTCTCCATCGAACAAGTGGCCGGCATCATGGGCAAGTCCCAGGGTGCCATCAAGCAGCTCCAGCGCAGGGCGCTGCAAAACCTCAAGGACCAGACTCTTAGAAGAAACCAGGCAGATCATGAGTGA
- a CDS encoding protein tyrosine phosphatase, with translation MSLFTVLATSKIAAGVLAAGTLAVGGTGVAAVSGALPADAQQTAHELLGAPAPKLAADATQSASANASGDAAVTGEAAVSGDDVAAEANASAATGTAVDAAGAAAFGLCTAFTKGGLNEASEGFSSLVIAAEGETNVDAFCADVVAKGAGSADAHAAGKGSAAAKAERPELPAVPAVPAVPAVPGIDGVPAVPAVPAVPAVPAVPGNAVDVPAVSGR, from the coding sequence ATGTCGTTGTTCACTGTTCTCGCCACCAGCAAAATCGCCGCCGGAGTTCTCGCCGCGGGCACCCTGGCCGTCGGTGGAACCGGCGTCGCAGCTGTTTCCGGCGCCCTTCCGGCCGACGCACAGCAGACCGCCCACGAACTGCTCGGCGCCCCGGCCCCAAAGCTGGCCGCTGACGCCACCCAGTCCGCCTCCGCAAACGCGTCCGGCGATGCAGCAGTTACCGGCGAAGCAGCCGTCTCCGGCGATGACGTCGCAGCCGAGGCCAACGCCTCCGCCGCCACCGGCACGGCAGTGGACGCAGCAGGTGCCGCAGCCTTTGGCCTCTGCACCGCCTTCACCAAGGGTGGACTGAACGAAGCCTCCGAGGGCTTCTCGTCGCTGGTCATCGCCGCCGAGGGCGAAACCAACGTTGACGCCTTCTGCGCCGACGTCGTTGCCAAGGGCGCCGGTTCCGCCGACGCCCATGCGGCCGGCAAGGGTTCTGCCGCCGCCAAGGCTGAGCGCCCCGAGCTGCCCGCCGTTCCTGCTGTCCCCGCCGTACCGGCCGTTCCGGGTATCGACGGCGTTCCGGCTGTTCCCGCCGTTCCTGCTGTTCCGGCCGTGCCGGCTGTGCCGGGCAACGCTGTAGACGTTCCCGCCGTTTCGGGCCGCTAG
- a CDS encoding acyl-CoA dehydrogenase, protein MRFNGDDLSDACRRRSHDCGRAAPDLPDLLAGMARGTTLGTLAFSERGSRSHFWAPVSIATASGTSLRLRADKSWVTSAAHSDVYVVSTGAPSGVPGEVDLYAVPAGTPGLNVAGPWRGLGLRGNDSAPMTVDADIPVGYRLGGPAAGFALMMETVLPWFNLGNAAVSLGLASAATRAAVEHVGAARLEHLGQSLAGLPTIRAQIARMGISLAAQRAYLAHAAGSVAAPGEDTMLHVLGVKASANDAALEITDAAMRVCGGAAFSKHLPIERAFRDARAGSVMAPTADALYDFYGRAITGLPLF, encoded by the coding sequence GTGCGGTTCAACGGCGATGATCTATCTGATGCATGCCGCCGCCGCAGTCACGATTGCGGCCGCGCCGCCCCGGATCTGCCGGACCTGCTTGCAGGGATGGCGCGCGGGACAACGCTGGGCACGCTGGCCTTCAGTGAGCGGGGATCCCGGTCGCATTTCTGGGCGCCCGTCTCGATCGCGACCGCCAGCGGGACTTCTCTCCGGTTGCGCGCGGATAAGAGTTGGGTGACGTCGGCCGCTCACTCCGATGTCTATGTGGTCTCGACCGGCGCGCCCTCGGGGGTGCCCGGTGAGGTGGACCTGTATGCCGTTCCCGCCGGTACGCCGGGTTTGAACGTGGCCGGTCCCTGGCGGGGGCTCGGGCTGCGCGGCAACGACTCCGCACCGATGACTGTCGACGCTGATATTCCCGTCGGGTACCGGCTGGGTGGGCCGGCGGCGGGCTTCGCACTAATGATGGAGACGGTGCTGCCGTGGTTCAACCTCGGCAACGCGGCAGTCTCGCTGGGTCTGGCATCTGCCGCTACCCGGGCCGCTGTCGAACACGTTGGAGCGGCCCGCCTCGAACACCTGGGCCAGTCACTGGCCGGGTTGCCTACGATCCGGGCCCAGATCGCCCGGATGGGCATCAGCCTGGCGGCGCAGCGTGCTTATCTGGCCCACGCCGCGGGCAGCGTCGCGGCTCCCGGGGAGGACACGATGCTGCATGTGCTCGGGGTGAAGGCCTCGGCCAATGATGCTGCACTCGAGATCACCGACGCGGCCATGCGGGTCTGCGGGGGTGCGGCGTTCTCCAAGCACCTGCCCATCGAGCGGGCCTTCCGTGATGCGCGGGCGGGCTCGGTCATGGCGCCGACCGCGGACGCGCTCTACGACTTCTATGGCAGGGCCATCACCGGCCTGCCTTTGTTCTAA
- a CDS encoding PhnD/SsuA/transferrin family substrate-binding protein: MSEQLLVGAVAYTPNAVPIWEGIREYLAESPAPMDFVLFSNYGRQVQALRAGQVDIAWNTNLAYVRTVMQTGGRARALAMRDTDTRFATVFVARAGSGLSGPGALAGQRLALGSADSAQAAILPLYYLARAGVDVDRLEVTRFDSDIGKHGDTGRSELDAIDAVLAGEADVAAIGITTWEGIGGGELMPEALEAVWQTEPYCHCMFTALDTLPAERYEPWVNTLLAMDWERPEHRRILELEGLRRWVRPELDGYAGLFAAVEEQGVTKWW; encoded by the coding sequence ATGTCCGAGCAGCTGCTGGTCGGGGCCGTGGCCTACACCCCAAATGCGGTACCCATCTGGGAAGGCATCCGTGAGTACCTCGCGGAGTCGCCGGCTCCGATGGACTTTGTCCTGTTCTCCAACTATGGACGCCAGGTCCAGGCGCTGCGGGCCGGACAGGTCGACATTGCCTGGAACACCAACCTGGCCTACGTTCGCACGGTCATGCAGACCGGCGGCCGGGCCCGGGCACTGGCGATGCGCGACACCGACACACGGTTCGCGACCGTCTTCGTCGCCCGCGCCGGGAGCGGGCTTTCCGGCCCGGGCGCCCTCGCCGGTCAGCGGCTGGCCCTGGGCTCGGCGGACTCGGCCCAGGCCGCCATCTTGCCGCTGTACTATCTGGCCCGGGCCGGCGTGGACGTCGACCGGCTGGAGGTGACGCGGTTCGATAGTGACATCGGCAAGCACGGTGATACCGGGCGCAGCGAGCTGGACGCCATCGACGCGGTGCTCGCCGGTGAGGCCGACGTCGCGGCCATCGGAATCACCACCTGGGAAGGCATCGGCGGCGGGGAGCTGATGCCCGAAGCGCTGGAGGCGGTGTGGCAGACCGAACCGTACTGCCATTGCATGTTCACCGCCCTGGACACCCTGCCCGCCGAACGCTACGAGCCGTGGGTGAACACGCTGCTGGCCATGGACTGGGAACGGCCCGAACACCGCCGGATCCTGGAGCTCGAGGGGTTGCGGCGATGGGTCCGGCCCGAACTCGACGGCTACGCCGGGCTGTTCGCCGCCGTCGAGGAACAGGGGGTGACCAAGTGGTGGTGA
- a CDS encoding radical SAM protein has product MVVILDLVRMVGSLAEGATGTMTIGSAIEFDLVQRWCERTGNTLITKSWTDVGPGAVVVRRGRLPDPAVALGPDRLPGARLWLYTNFHCNLACDYCCVASSPRAERRELGVERIARLVRAGADWGVQEVYLTGGEPFLLPDIARIVTDCVRILPTTLLTNGMLFRGPGLRSLQAMPREGFALQISLDSPTPEIHDGHRGAGSWARAVAGIQVALGEGFRVRAAATIASPHATDLAALRDFLDGLGIPRTDQVIRPVAQQGAAITGVQFTRETLVPEVTVTADGVYWHPVAATDDQALVSTQIEPLGPALSEVYRLFAEQWAAAGAAARLFPCA; this is encoded by the coding sequence GTGGTGGTGATCCTGGACCTGGTACGCATGGTGGGGAGCCTGGCCGAGGGTGCCACCGGTACGATGACTATTGGCTCCGCGATCGAGTTTGACCTGGTCCAACGCTGGTGTGAACGAACGGGCAACACCCTCATCACCAAGTCATGGACCGACGTCGGTCCCGGCGCCGTCGTCGTACGCCGCGGCCGCCTGCCCGACCCGGCAGTGGCGCTGGGACCGGACCGACTGCCCGGGGCACGGCTTTGGCTGTACACGAACTTCCACTGCAACCTGGCCTGTGACTACTGCTGTGTCGCGTCCTCACCCAGGGCAGAGCGCCGGGAGCTCGGCGTCGAACGGATCGCCCGCCTGGTCCGGGCGGGCGCCGACTGGGGCGTCCAGGAGGTTTATCTCACCGGCGGCGAGCCGTTTCTGCTGCCCGACATTGCCCGGATTGTCACGGACTGTGTCCGGATCCTGCCCACCACCCTGTTGACCAACGGCATGCTGTTCCGGGGGCCCGGGCTTCGTTCCTTGCAGGCGATGCCGCGCGAGGGCTTCGCCCTGCAGATCAGCCTGGACTCCCCGACCCCCGAGATCCACGACGGGCATCGCGGTGCCGGCAGCTGGGCCCGGGCGGTGGCCGGGATCCAGGTTGCACTGGGCGAGGGTTTCCGGGTCCGGGCGGCTGCCACGATCGCATCGCCGCACGCGACTGATCTGGCCGCATTGCGCGATTTTCTCGACGGGCTGGGCATCCCGCGGACCGATCAGGTCATCCGCCCGGTCGCGCAGCAGGGAGCCGCCATCACTGGAGTCCAGTTCACCCGCGAAACACTGGTCCCCGAAGTCACCGTCACCGCCGACGGGGTGTATTGGCATCCCGTGGCCGCGACAGATGACCAGGCCCTGGTCAGCACGCAGATCGAACCCCTGGGACCGGCGCTCAGCGAGGTCTACCGGCTCTTCGCCGAACAATGGGCTGCAGCCGGCGCCGCCGCCAGACTTTTCCCCTGCGCGTAG
- a CDS encoding TQO small subunit DoxD encodes MSDLAATTTPSGRTAAEGLDSGRTARAVVAGLRIVVALMWIQNVGWKLPPNFGRDQGTGLFQFTSYAVEHPVVPPFSWLVQNVVLPNFTLFGYATLLVEFSLGAFLLAGLLTRFWAAIGIIQTLAITMSVLNAPNEWHWSYYLMLAVHAVLIATAAGRSAGLDGLLRPRWRTSSTRLAMLALRAS; translated from the coding sequence GTGTCTGATCTGGCCGCGACCACGACGCCGAGCGGCAGGACCGCCGCCGAAGGTCTCGACTCCGGGCGGACCGCCCGGGCCGTCGTCGCCGGCCTGCGAATTGTCGTGGCCTTGATGTGGATCCAGAACGTCGGCTGGAAGCTCCCCCCCAACTTTGGCCGCGACCAGGGCACAGGACTCTTCCAGTTCACCAGTTACGCTGTTGAGCATCCGGTCGTCCCGCCGTTCTCCTGGCTGGTCCAGAACGTCGTATTACCGAACTTCACACTGTTCGGCTACGCCACCCTGCTGGTCGAGTTCAGCCTCGGCGCTTTCCTCCTCGCCGGCCTGCTCACCCGGTTCTGGGCCGCGATCGGCATCATCCAGACCCTGGCCATCACCATGTCGGTCCTGAACGCACCCAACGAGTGGCACTGGTCCTACTACCTCATGCTCGCCGTGCACGCTGTGCTGATCGCGACGGCCGCCGGCAGATCCGCGGGGCTCGACGGCCTGCTCCGTCCCCGCTGGCGGACCTCCTCGACCCGCCTGGCCATGTTGGCGCTGAGGGCATCATGA
- a CDS encoding glycosyltransferase family 2 protein, translated as MTGPTVDVVLPCLNEFGALQWVLARMPHGYRAIVVDNGSTDGSAELAAELGATVIRENRRGFGAAAHAGLLAATADFVAFCDCDGSLDPAGLPALLAPVMAGTADLVLGSRQPQRGSWPFHARSANFVLARLLRRRTGEAVTDLGPMRAARRADLLSLQLEDRRSGYPLEMFLKASLRGWRITELPVVYAPRTGKSKVTGTVLGTVRAVRDMSAQLRAAAAAAAAGPVRSFPGSEEQP; from the coding sequence ATGACCGGGCCCACTGTGGATGTTGTTCTGCCGTGTCTGAATGAATTCGGGGCACTGCAATGGGTCCTGGCCCGGATGCCTCACGGGTACCGAGCCATCGTGGTGGACAATGGCTCCACCGACGGTTCGGCGGAACTTGCGGCGGAGCTTGGGGCGACGGTGATCCGGGAAAACCGGCGAGGCTTCGGGGCGGCAGCCCATGCCGGCCTGCTCGCCGCTACGGCGGACTTCGTGGCGTTCTGTGACTGCGATGGCTCCCTGGATCCGGCCGGGCTGCCTGCCCTGCTGGCGCCTGTCATGGCTGGCACCGCCGATCTCGTGTTGGGCAGCCGCCAGCCGCAGCGGGGTTCATGGCCTTTTCATGCCCGTAGCGCCAACTTTGTCCTGGCCAGGTTGCTGCGCCGCCGCACCGGCGAAGCCGTCACCGACCTCGGACCCATGCGGGCCGCACGCCGCGCGGATCTGCTGTCCCTTCAGCTTGAGGACCGCAGGAGCGGATATCCGCTGGAGATGTTCCTCAAAGCCAGCCTGCGGGGCTGGAGAATCACCGAACTTCCGGTGGTTTATGCCCCGCGCACGGGCAAGTCCAAGGTAACCGGAACAGTCCTGGGCACAGTGAGGGCTGTGCGCGATATGTCGGCACAGCTCCGGGCGGCAGCCGCCGCAGCTGCTGCCGGGCCGGTCCGCAGCTTCCCCGGCAGCGAGGAACAGCCATGA
- a CDS encoding DUF2064 domain-containing protein: MRPTPDLQVAVFAKECLPGRVKTRLTPPLTPDQAADLAQLSLSRTLDTIRLLPVRERLLVMDGTPRARDAAGFAVVAQTGGLLDERLAAICDDATGPLLIVGMDTPQISPEHLAPLLMDWSAATPQHDAWMGPATDGGFWALALRRPDGALVRGVPMSTDTTGADQLSRLAASGLSVGLLPVLRDMDHMDDAREIAAEIPGTEFAAAVAAAVEQMQTRDRCDKPEDRVAVSGPA, translated from the coding sequence ATGAGGCCAACGCCGGATCTGCAAGTGGCGGTCTTCGCCAAGGAGTGCCTGCCGGGCCGGGTGAAGACCAGACTGACTCCGCCATTGACGCCCGATCAGGCCGCTGACCTGGCACAACTCAGCCTCAGCAGGACCCTCGATACCATCAGACTCCTGCCGGTACGCGAACGGCTGCTGGTGATGGACGGGACACCACGCGCCCGGGATGCCGCAGGATTCGCCGTTGTGGCCCAGACCGGCGGCCTGCTGGATGAACGGCTCGCCGCAATCTGCGACGACGCCACCGGCCCCCTGCTGATCGTCGGCATGGACACACCCCAGATTTCACCGGAGCATCTTGCCCCGCTACTCATGGACTGGTCCGCGGCGACGCCACAGCACGATGCCTGGATGGGACCGGCCACCGACGGCGGCTTCTGGGCGCTGGCCCTCCGCCGGCCCGATGGCGCGCTGGTCCGCGGCGTGCCGATGTCTACGGACACGACCGGAGCCGACCAGCTCTCCCGGCTGGCGGCGAGCGGACTCTCAGTGGGGCTGTTGCCGGTTCTGAGGGACATGGACCACATGGACGATGCACGGGAGATCGCCGCGGAAATCCCGGGCACTGAATTCGCAGCCGCGGTGGCGGCCGCCGTCGAACAAATGCAGACCAGAGACCGTTGTGACAAGCCTGAAGACCGGGTTGCGGTCTCCGGGCCAGCCTAG
- a CDS encoding glycoside hydrolase family 15 protein, with amino-acid sequence MTSSPIADYGLLSDCRSAALVSAAGSVDWLCLPRFDSPSVFGRLLGDDAGFWSIRPVADFTSTQRYVGPSMVLETSFRTDEGEVTLTDALVLGNGNRGHDLGSGSPGALLRQVSCIRGTVQLDVVFVARPEYGLIRPLVHGGSGGLLIRGGAAVLSLSAPVPFTIESDVARARVVVREGDAFGFALEHANSWEDAPVFWAQEEISRRLADTVEGWTSWSGMHQNYTGPWQELVSLSGRVLRALTFHPTGAIVAAPTTSLPEVIGGQRNWDYRYTWVRDASMTLQALWVAACPVEAGRFFRFLATAGSGQLGEGEELGIMYGVGGERDLSERELPHLPGWRSSTPVRIGNAAWRQRQLDVYGELLDAAAILPEYLADMDPDTRKFLADAADAAAARWQSPDQGIWEVRGEPRHYLYSKLMCWVAVDRAVSIADLLDATDRVPYWRDVREQIAAAIKAQGWSDTANSYTQALGSDELDASALMLSIVGFLPGDDPRMLATIDAIQRHLTDTRGLVYRYGGEDGLPGAEGTFLLCTFWLAHALALAGSVERAREVFEGAADFATELGLLSEEVAAGSGELLGNFPQAFSHIGLVNAAWAISRAEEKYPGSGTPASSRL; translated from the coding sequence ATGACCAGTAGCCCCATCGCAGACTACGGACTGCTCTCCGACTGCCGGTCCGCGGCGTTGGTGAGTGCTGCAGGATCTGTGGACTGGTTGTGCCTGCCCCGGTTCGACAGTCCCTCGGTTTTTGGACGTCTCCTGGGTGACGACGCCGGGTTCTGGTCAATCCGTCCTGTTGCTGACTTCACGTCCACCCAGCGATATGTCGGTCCCAGCATGGTTCTTGAGACCTCTTTCCGCACCGACGAGGGTGAGGTCACCCTGACCGACGCCCTGGTTCTTGGAAACGGGAACAGGGGCCATGACCTCGGTTCCGGATCACCGGGGGCGCTGTTGCGGCAAGTTTCCTGCATACGAGGAACGGTTCAGCTTGACGTCGTCTTTGTGGCGCGACCGGAATACGGGTTGATACGGCCTTTGGTCCACGGGGGATCAGGTGGGCTGTTGATTAGAGGAGGCGCCGCGGTTCTGTCATTGTCTGCCCCTGTTCCGTTTACGATCGAAAGCGATGTCGCCCGGGCCCGCGTTGTTGTGCGAGAGGGTGATGCTTTTGGATTCGCCCTTGAACACGCGAACAGCTGGGAGGATGCGCCCGTCTTCTGGGCACAGGAGGAAATTTCCCGGCGGCTTGCCGACACCGTTGAGGGCTGGACGAGCTGGTCGGGGATGCACCAGAACTACACCGGCCCGTGGCAGGAACTGGTCTCCCTGAGCGGGCGGGTGCTGCGGGCGCTGACCTTCCACCCCACTGGAGCGATCGTGGCCGCCCCCACCACGTCCCTGCCGGAGGTCATCGGAGGCCAGCGCAACTGGGACTACCGCTATACATGGGTCCGGGATGCAAGCATGACGCTGCAGGCACTCTGGGTTGCCGCCTGCCCGGTCGAAGCCGGAAGGTTCTTCCGCTTTCTGGCGACGGCTGGCTCCGGCCAACTGGGCGAGGGTGAAGAGCTCGGGATCATGTACGGGGTCGGTGGTGAACGTGACCTGTCAGAACGTGAACTGCCCCACCTGCCGGGTTGGCGTTCAAGCACGCCCGTCCGAATAGGGAACGCAGCCTGGCGGCAACGCCAGCTCGACGTGTACGGGGAACTCCTGGACGCTGCAGCAATCTTGCCGGAATACCTCGCAGACATGGACCCGGACACCCGCAAATTCCTTGCAGACGCCGCCGATGCAGCAGCTGCACGGTGGCAGTCCCCGGACCAGGGGATCTGGGAAGTCCGCGGCGAGCCCCGCCACTACCTGTACTCAAAGCTCATGTGCTGGGTGGCCGTGGACCGCGCCGTCAGCATTGCCGACCTCCTGGATGCCACGGACAGGGTTCCTTATTGGCGGGACGTACGAGAGCAGATCGCCGCTGCTATAAAGGCCCAGGGCTGGAGCGATACTGCCAACTCCTACACCCAGGCGTTGGGCTCCGATGAGCTGGATGCTTCAGCACTGATGCTCTCAATTGTCGGCTTCCTGCCGGGGGATGACCCACGGATGCTGGCAACAATTGACGCGATCCAGCGGCATCTCACGGACACAAGGGGCCTGGTGTACCGGTACGGTGGTGAAGACGGGCTGCCCGGGGCTGAAGGGACGTTCCTGCTGTGTACGTTCTGGCTCGCCCATGCACTTGCCCTCGCCGGCTCCGTTGAGCGCGCCCGGGAAGTTTTTGAAGGCGCTGCAGACTTCGCCACAGAGCTAGGCCTGCTTTCTGAAGAGGTGGCCGCCGGCAGCGGTGAGTTGTTGGGGAACTTCCCGCAGGCGTTCAGCCACATCGGGCTGGTCAACGCTGCCTGGGCGATCAGCCGGGCAGAGGAGAAGTACCCCGGGTCCGGAACCCCGGCCAGCAGCAGGCTGTGA